The genome window GCAAATGTTAAAGCAGGAGCAGCAACTtatgagcagcagcaagatCCTTTAGCTGgggaaaaggcagaaaaggtGTAaattatggggggggggggggggggatctaATATTTATGCACTCATTAAAAGCTTAAACTACAAACTTTGAAGCTAATATGCTCTGTGATGTTCTTTCCTGCAAGGGCCCCATGCAAATGCCGGACCTCCAAAAAAGAGGCACAAGGGCTGGTCGCCTGAGTCCTCTGCCAACAATCTGCCAGAGACCACTGTGAAGACACCACCGTCTTCATCAGCCTTATCAACATtatctgtgtcctctgtcatCACAAATGGAGCCAGATCAGGTAAAAACGAGGAGAGATATATAGACAGAAAAGATAATGCGAGAAACACTGATGCTGTATGTATAAATTAGACACTTGAGTGTTGCCTGCGGGGTttctttgtgtcagtgtgtgaatgtaaatgtatttctgtttttgttctccagAGACTGCAGCACCTCTGAGTTCATCGCAGGGGTCCTTAACCCCAATTTCTCCCCCAGGGCTGTCTGTAACAATCCCTGATCAgctgctgcacacctgcagactgcaaccagtAATCTTTAAAGGTCAGACGGCCAATTATCTCAGTGATTTATGATGATAGGATAcaatttgtttttcatcacaagtcacacacacctacagcacacacagttgTAGACTacagattagattagatgtGCCTGTGACAGAGATGACTAACTAATCTGTCCAAGTCATGATTGACTAGTTGGTGTTTGGTGATCGTTTTCCACTCAGCTATCAGTACTGGCCTTTCTCAAGGTGAACAGGTGAAGTTTGCAGTGACCACCCAACAGATGGCCACACtagctctcctctcctcacaggtTAGAGGTCAGCCAACACCCGAGGCTGTTTCTCAGCCTTTTTTGCCCGCCCCTCATCCTATCCCCTCCACCCATGTCACCCCTTTGTACCACTTGTCAGTTCATCCCTCTCTATCTTCTATGCCCTCAGTCACCTCCTGTATATCTTGTATACACTTTTAATTTCTTACTGTTTTCACTCCTCCTTCATCACCTATCTGCCCTTCACCTGACCATCCACCCACCTTGtcatttcttgtcttttcctccACTATATCTGCTCTTTGTGCCTCCCATCACATATTCCTATCCCTACTATTGTCCCTCTCTCCCTTAGGAACAGATAGCACTGCATTTTCTCAGCACCTGACTGGAATCTTTTAGGGTTTGTTGCAGTCAAAGACTTTctcacagtaactgaaacaaATACAAGACACTGGTGATCACCAAAATACATGGTAATTGTCAAACTGCAGCATTTTATGAAGTGTTTGATCATTTTGCTATGCATTTGTCAGTCAAAGTTTTGTGCTTTTCAATCCCTTCATTACATTACATCCATTTTGCAgattgttttgtccaaaacttTTCCATCCACATATATCGGGAGTAATTTGAGATTTAGTATCTTACCCAAGGACGCTTTGCCATgtggaaaggagaaggaggaggtggagatcGGCTGAATGAACAGCCCTACGGTTAATGCCCAAATCGACCACCTGAGCTACAGCCCCAAACCCAAGTTATTCTCAGCCACATCAGTGTGTTCTTCTATTTTATTCATCTCTCTCATTGACACAGGTCATGGCCCACTCCCACAATTGACTGGCAATGTCAGTGAAGTGCTCGTCAGTTCTCTGCTCCAGAGTTGTTACCTGAGCTCCCAGACACTCCCCAGAGTCTACCAGCACTATGGACCATCACCCATTCAGCCGCTGTCAACTGAGATGCAGATTCTACTCACAGTCTACTACCTTGTTCAGCTGGGTCAGTATAAAACCTTCTTCCAGAGTAAAGGCTGTAATCATGCAAGGTCCAGTTGGACCACTAGGAGGCAAACAGGATAACAGTTATTGAATCATGTTCAGCTAAGCTATCCTATGAAATGTTAATCACCTGTTTTCACCCAAGGCCCTGACCAGGTGCCCCTGATAGAGGACTTGGAGCAGATATTCATGAGGTCATGGAGAGAATCCCACCTCAGCGAGATCAGACAGTACCAGCAGCCTCAGACACCAGCCACCCAAGCGAGGCACTTTGGCATCGAGGTGAGACGGCGTGCGAGGCATCGATCCTAttgtaaaatgttgattttgagAGAACAAAAAACATTGAGAGGACTTAATATTTATGTTGAGTATTTACAAAATGCTGTACAAATTCACAATTCCCACCTTTTAACACCACACAATGTGTTACTTTGCCTCCCATTACATCTAACTTAATATGCTTTCCTCTACATGCTGCATATTACAGAAACAAATACTGATAACGAGACAAGTAAGACGAGACGAGTAAGACAATGAAGATAACAAGTATAAATGAGCAaattttcctcctcttgtctccagACCCCGTCCACCCTGCCTGGGCTCCCCCAGCATCTCTCATTGCCTCCCCAGAGCCAACAACCCCTGACCCCCAGCCAGCTTCCTTGGCTCGCCCAGCTGGCAGCGTCATCCTGTGGAGAGGGCGTGGTGGTGTTGGGGGAGCATATCAGATCTTTGGCTCAAGGCATCCACCAAACGTTCAGCAGGTTAATGGATGGACGGCTTGAAAACACCAACTACGTGGTTATTATTGTCACAGCACcaggacaggaaacacagtccTGTGTGGTAGTCACAGGTGGGagttgtgtttttatatatgtgtgaatgttttaaagttttcctgagaattaaacaaaacagaataacgcaacattttaattaaggtttttttttgtgtgtgtgtgcgtgtgtgtaggtaAACACCAGTGTCGTGCCTTGGCAGAGAGTATGTACTCTCCCAGTGAGGGTCTAAAAGAAATCAACCACCAGCTCTCCACTGGTGTTGCCCAGGAACTCATACACTTCTGCAGTTCCCTCGGACAAGGTGTGTGCGACTGTCTGTTTGTTGGTACGtgcacgtatgtgtgtgcagtacAGGCATATTAATGTGCATCTTTCTGTTCCTCAGATGGTGATTTGGATTCTCTGCTGGATAGTGCCAATGTGGACAGCAACGACCCACCTCCCTTATCCAGCAGTCAGGAatcagctgaggagaggagtCTTAAAACCACACACAGTCCAAAGGATTCACACACGCAGGGTTCAAAAGACTTACCCAGCCCTAAAGAGAGAGCTTCAAGTCCCAAAGACACCTGTTCAGGTGAGAAACAGACAGGTTGAAGTGTTGAAATTACTTTTCTTGCCTCACCACGGTGTGAAAACACCCTTTGAACTAGTGTGTGGATGAGATGATTTACTGATCTTTTCGGGCAGAGCTCATGTACAGGTTGCATCAGGTTTTCCCACAGCTGTAATCCATACTAGTTCATAGTTTTGAGCTTTGCATTTCTACCTAATATCACACAGATTAAGTTTAAGACTTTCCATTTGCAGTAGCCGTACTTACATTGTATTTGTCTTCAGTTTGccttttgtttgcttgctgATTCAACTCTCCCCTGGGATTCATTTGACTTCAAGTAGAACATGGAAATATTGTCAAAGATTACATCTGCATATAGTTTCATTTCTGCCCCTCCTTTAGACAGCAAACATGCAGAGTTGAGACCAGGACAATCCTCTTGTTTCTAAAGAATCTTTGATTCAGTGTGATGATATAAATCTGTGTTTGTACGTGTAGAATACTCCGTAGAATGGCGTGAGGTTCGGCCCATCCAGCTAGCAGTGGCCAGAAAGCTGCTGTCCCATGTTTGTGCCATAGCAGACTCCAGCACACAGAACCTGGATCTTGGCTCCTTTGACAGGGTCAGCTTCCTCATCCTGGTCCCGCCCTCTGAGGTCACATTTCAGCAGACTGTTCTCCATCTCTGGAGCTCTGGTTAGTTACATGGCTCTGTCTTTGTCACCAGTTGTTTTTAGTCGTTCTTCTACAGTGTGTGCCTATAACATGTTGATGAGTTTTTATGCTGACCTGTAccaccctctttctctttctctcttagGTGTCCTTGGTGGTTTAGACCAGGAGTGTGTGTCTCAGCGGGAAGCTGAGCGTTACGTGGTCAAGATGGATCAGAGCGCTCAGGCACGAATTGACAACCTCATCCAGGAAGCACACTGCAACTCCTACACACTCTACATCCTGGTCCATGACCACGCGCACTGGGATATTAataggtgtgtgtttggtgtgtgtgagagaaaaaatgaGAGAAGTGATGCAGAATGATCACTGTGTTCTCTTGCTATTGTTCCACAATATAATATTGTTCCACATTGTTCTGCAACCTTGGTACAACAAGAGCATCAACAAAGCaatcaaatgtattttctctgtctctgagtctttgtctctttctctcactcagtGCGTCCTGTACTAGTTCAGACAGTAGTTTGGGTCTGGTGGACCAGCTGCTGAACTCTCGACAGGTCAGAGATGCCCCAAACATCCTAATTCTCCACGTCACCTCCTTCCCCTTCGCGCTGCAGACACAGTATACCCGCATCAGCCCCTACAATGAGATCCACTGGCCCTCTGCATTCAGTAATGTAAGACAGAAATCTGTGTGTGATACACTCTCTGCATTTAGCATACACTAGTGGCACATATCTGGAGATTGAGTGGGAGTTTGCACTTGAATGTTTGTGTACCTGtaacattgtgtgtttgtgtaggatGTGGACCTGTACCACGAGAGGACGCGGTACTTTGGTGTGTCAGAGCTTTTAGAGTCAACCCGTTCAGGGAGCAGCCTGCCTCTGATGCGTTATGATTCCTCTTTTGAAAGCATGGCCTCTGCCCTGGAGGAAAGGTAGCACAAATGCACATATGCTTAATctacacaaacatcacaaacaaaattGAATTACTTGCTGTCTGACACAAAAAGTAAAGCAAGAAGAGCCTTATAATCTCTGTCTCCCAGGTTCCCTAAACTGCACAGTGCTGTGATCCGGACCACAATTGTGATCCAGCACTACTGCGTCGCTCTGATGGCTGCATCTGGCAAAATTGACAGCTCCCACAAtctccacaaacacacctctgtgGAGACCCTGGAGATTGTACAAtcactgctcactgctgccCAGCAGTGTCCCGCCCACCATGGTCACATGGTCCTGCTGCGGATCCCCTCTTTGGCTCTTGCAGCTTGGGCCCACAGACGGCTGTCCAGAGTTAGGAGGCAGCTGGGTCTGGAGGAGAGCTTTGAAATTATACTGGGGAATCCAAACCAAGCTCTGAATATCGGACGGAGCTTCACTGATCAGATCAAGGTGGGGATAAATCATTTCAAGATCTAATTGATCCCATGTCAGGGAAATTAATTCATTACAGCCAGtaaacattaaaagcagcaaagccagtggcacagaagggtcaagataaggaggaaacaggaaaaagaatAACAATCaactgtgtatatgtatgttatgtacagattataaaaatactaatttccaatatggaaataaatacagtgtttgtaccactgcacatttgaaaaaaatatacaacaaattaaaaattgtTGTAATTGTATTGCATCAGGTGTAttggataatgtgagcatatattagcatagATAAcagaagtgcaaaaaaaaactgtaggTTTAAGATGtagaaatgagaaaaactgtCATGCAGGCGGTGGGATGGGTTGTCTATGATCGATGTcagctaacatcctcctctcacccacctcctcagtGGTGTGTGGAGAGGTGGGTGACTTAAGGGTTAATGGGCTAATTCACAAgtagagaaagaagaagacaccAACTGACTTTgaacattgtgtgttttctgtgcttgtgtgctGCAGACATGGCTGAAGATCCAGGATGCTGACTGGGTTCCTCAGACCTACCTGGAGTTGGAGGCTCTTCCCTGCATCCTGATCCTGTCAGGAGCTGAACCACTGGGGGAATCACTGCCCAGGTACATACACTGAGTTCTGATCCGAGCTCCCTGACTTTTGACCTGAAACTTGAACCCTTTGTTCCAAACCCTCCATGTATTGTAGTCTCACCAAGTATTCATTTTGAGTGAAAATAGATTTAATGTGTAGCAGCATCAAGATTATCAATCTTCtaatatttcacacaaaagtGTAACACCATAGCTTATTAAATGTAATAAGAGTTTAATGGGAGACACTACAGGTGGAAATACTGTGTTCTTTCATGCACTGGCCAGTGTTGAGATTTTGGGCAATTTTGCATCCATAACACATCTTCTTTCAGATTAGTTGAGAGAAACCATCAAAAATCCACATTTaggtgtttatttatttgcaaattAGTGCAAATTTAGTACAAAAAATAATTGTGTTAATTTAAGCTATCAACTACAGAATTTTCATGGTGATATCTTTACACTAAAATGTTGACCCTATTtctcatgttgtgttttgcctttaaaatgaattcattctGCCTACAGGTCGTTGAAGTACTGTGATCTTAGAGTGATAAGCTGCTCCTACCTTCAGAGAACCACACTCGAACAAGAGCTAGGACTGGCTGCTTATCTCGTGAGGGCAGAGTCACGACCCCCACACAACCCCGGACCAGGAAGTGACCTGCTGGAGAGTGACGCAGAGAAGCTCAGCAGCACTgacaatgaggaggaggagggccagGAGAACGGTGAGATGAGATGTACATGAACTGTGGAAAATGTTCACACACTGTTTGAAGGGATATCTTAATTGATTTGGTGGCTTATgtattgttttctctttctttcctttttcctccttccatTTCCAGGGGACTCCCCTCTGTCATCcagccagcagctccagtcCTGCCCAGACAGTGGTGCTTTAGATCCCTTCCCTGCCCAAAGCACCACCTCTCCAAATGTCCACAAAGGGACGATGGACACCATACAATCTCCCTTGCAATCACAGACTCAACTTCAACCCCAGCCCCTCTCTCAGTCTTTTCTGTATCCTCAACCTACACCACACCACCAAACCCCGAGTTATTCCCAGGCTCAGCCGATCTcccagctgcagccacaaaccCAAATTCAGGGTCAAAATCAGCCGTTATCTCAAACAAATTCCCAGCCTCACACTCAAACGCTTCCCCAGCACCAGTCCCTCTCCCAGATGCAAACACCCCACCCTCAACCTCAACCACTGCCCCCTGCCCAGTCCCGCCGCCAGCACTCCAAATCCACCTCCTCCGGCTCCTTGTCCCCACgagcctcctctcctcataTGAGCTGCTCCTGGGCGCGGGGAGTGAGTCGCCCGCCTTCTGTGCTCCTCCCCCGTGCCCTCTACGATATCATCACAGCCAGTGACAGCAGCGGGCTTCCACGATGTACTTCATTCCTGCCACATATGTCTGTTGCATGGGCAAGCAGCTTCAggtaaagcacattttttttacacacaacTACGTACAGTGTGATATTATAGATATAAAAGCAGATTAACCATTTACCAACCACCACTCCACCTGCAAGCGCTAATGCTGTTTAGAACTTTCATGAAATCAGTGTTATAAGTTATTAATGTGCTTCTGATTTAGttagttttgttctttttccagTAAAGACTCCAGTAAAGACTCCGACGCAGTAATTCTCACCAGGAGGAATGTGATAGTGAACTGTGTCTTTTGTGTGCAGGCCCTTGCTGAGTAAAATGATGACATGTACAGAACAGTCCCTGTACTATCGGCAGTGGACAGTCCCCTGCTCGTACCACATGGACAGCAGCAATCGGACCGAAGGACGAAGCGACAACTTTCACCCTCGCAGGCTGCTGCTCAGCGGACCCCCACAGGtactttctgtcttcatttcttcctGTTATTCAAACTCAAGCTCATGCCGTGTTCTATCCTTACATTTGTTTCCCTCTGTTCTTTCCACGGTCAGGTGGGTAAGACAGGAGCATACCTGCACTTTCTGGGTATTCTGTCTCGGATGCTGATCAGACTGATGGAGGTGGATATCTACGATGAAGAAGACATCAACTACAGTCAGTATATGTGCAGCAGTACATCACACGGTCTAGGCTTCTAAATACCTTTGTcacattttctactttttttgtttcctcaactattttctgttttttcaatgttttgctgtgtgtccACAATAAATCCTAATCTTCAGGATTCACCGTGCTGTGAACTCATACACTtgtaaatgtgttgtgtgattaGGTGCCCAGGCCGATGGGGTGCAGTACCACCCAGCCAATGCTTCCTGGCCAAACCCAGACATTATGAAGACGATGCCTTTTGACTACACCCTCCATGACCCCAAATATGATGACATCAGCTCTGTCTACAACCCTGGATATAAACCCAGTGCTGAGGGTAGGCACAGTGAGAACAAATCAGTGTGTGTCGcatataaaaaacaaatcttttgTATTGTGCTATTGTCctaatctgtctttgtccctgtgtgtctttcCAAGGAAACCCTGTGCGTCAGGAGGATATTTACCTACGTAGGCGGACATCTAGGATCAAGCTGTCTAAATATGCAGCCTACAACACCTACCACCACTGTGAACAGTGTCATCAGTATTTAGGCTTTAACCCCAGATACCAGGTCagccaaaaacagcaaacacaaagtatGATGGCTGACACTGACACTCTGCCTTTGAAATGTCACAGGTGATGTTGTAAGTCCCCTCTAATCTTACTTTCAGATGTATGAGTCAACACTGCATGCCTTCACATTCACCCATCTACTGCTTGGGGAAGAGATCCAGCTCTACTTCATCATCCCAAAGTCTAAGGAGCACTACTTCAGCTTCAGCCAACCAGGAGGCCAGCTGGAGAGCATGCGCCTGCCCCTCACCTCTGACTGGGTAAGTCCATCCTTTGTGAACTCAGATAGTAGCAGTTCGTTTTTTCCAGATGCAGATGTACagagtgaaaaataataaagcagAAGAACATGGACCGGGTTATGCTAGGAAAGAAGTAGCTGCTCCAAACACTTGAAGATGGTGTCAAAAGCCAATTTTTTCAGGGTGTTGCACTTGTTTATACCcatgaaagtgacagaaaagctttgtaacaaataaaaaatgagcCAGAGAAAGAACTTGAAAACCAGCTAGTAGATATTCCCCTACTAGATGTAACAGTAAATACAGGAAAATGCTGCTATGACTGCTAGTCTCACCACAGGCTCAGATAtgacagaaataataaaaacaaaaatttcaGTCAGATACAAGGTGGTGTGAATTACCCATTGAGCCTTCCTAACATTGCAAAAGAACACTGATATTAAGAAACCTTATCAGAGTCAGTCTTCTTTTTGTTAGTCCGTCGTAGGTACAGACACATACAGTGCACCACAACACATTACGGTTGCATTGAAGAAGTGATTTCAAGGTTGACCATAGTGCAACACCCTGTAGCTCCACTGGGTGGTGCTACAGGTCACGCTATGGTTCAAATTGGCCTGATGTGAGAATGGCTTACTGTCAGCCATTGATCCACAGTTATTTTAATAAAAGTTGTGCTCTCAGAGTATTTCTGATGTCAGATCACAGCCTCTGACCAGCACACCAGCCACAAAACATCTGATCATATCCTCATCATTCCTCTGATGTTCACTTTCTGCAGCCTGTATCGTTGTAGACCTCCTGGGGTCCACAGACCACCAAATAAAGAGAAATGTTGAGTGCAGCCACAATTAATACTTATTCTATATCTAACAGTTGAATTATGTGTTGCCATTGATGACGGTGCTTCATGACTTTCTCCttcctttttgcctttttgagATTATgttgaaatgcaaatgtatgtTGATGctatattttttcattatttagtCATGAGTCtgattttcttccatttcctcAGAGCCCAGACTGCATCAAGAGTCCAATCTTCACCCCAACCACGGGTCGTCATGAGCACGGTCTGTTCAACCTGTACCATGCTATGGATGGAGCCTCACATCTACATATCCTGGTGGTCAAAGAGTACGAGATGGCTGTGTATAAGAAGTACTGGCCTAACCACATCATGCTGGTACTGCCCACTGTCTTCAATGGAGCTGGAATAGGTACATTACTGCTACCACAGTTAGATATTTAGGGATGGGATTCTTTCCTTGCTAACAGTCACGTGGACACAGAgcaataaaatgtcataaattgttttttgttttttgtttttttttgtaatccaCCACTTTAATCCCTATTATCTTGCAGGTGCGGCTCACTTTCTGATTAAAGAGCTTTCATATCACAACTTGGAGCTGGAGCGCAGTCGTCGTTTGGAGGGAGGGGGCCCAGCAGGTGACGTCTGGCCCTTCATCATCCTGGCTGATGACTCTTGTGTCATGTGGAATGCAGTGGACCTGGACGCACACAAGTACATACAGACACATTATTTATATGAAGAGTGTGTGGGACATAATAGCTGTTGCTTGTAGTAAAAGTAAGAATTTGTGTAATAATTATATGAGTTGGTTTTAACATAGCTACTGTTTGCTCTTTGCTGTCAGTGGTCCCGTGGAGCACGCTGTGTCACTGAAGCAGGTCTTACAGCACATGGAGGCCTGTCCAGACCTGGCCCACTACGGACTCTGTGGGATCAGGAAGTGGGGCAGCCGTGGACTCACAGGTCAGGGGCTCATGATGTCAGAAGCCTTGAAAAGTCAAGAACCATTTTGGttctgctcaaaaaaaaaatgaagggaacaCTTAAATCACACATCGGATCATGATGAATGAATTATTCAAGTTGAAAATCTTAACTGATGTACATTGTAGAATTTGTGGAGAACAAGATGATGTAACGCAGTCAGTGGAAACCAAAAGCATCAACCCACCGagggcaggattcaaaatcacaccgaaaatcaaagtaaaaactgGCCAACTGCACCAGCTTAAGGTCTGACAGTCACTCTTAGGATTTTCATCCTCATACCATTGGCTATGACATGGAGGTCTGTGCGACCCATCACTGACCCACCGCCAAACCGGTCATGCTGGATGACGTTACAGGCAGCATAACATTCACCACAGCGTCTCCAGACTCTTTGACGCCtgtcacatgtgctcagtg of Chaetodon auriga isolate fChaAug3 chromosome 1, fChaAug3.hap1, whole genome shotgun sequence contains these proteins:
- the greb1 gene encoding protein GREB1, translated to MGNSYAGQLRTTRFEEVLHNSIEASLRSNTVVPRPVFSQLYLETEQPLAHDGRTENDDEDDEDGSESNSPSIPYQMKPPPEGCCTTDGFCQAGRDLRLSSLASDPLDVPPGFMLVGVKSPSLPENLLVCAVDRRFLPDERGHNALLGFSGNCMGCGEKGFRYFTEFSNHINLKLSTQPKKQKHLKYHLYRNNQGILVKGAPICWRGHDGRMRQMGSNLSEGHVTSDEQPPNMALTHPSHTHGSYSAVSHADPIGLPQIADIPHPLTNGGHAVPSVAQPPLNQSGPGRPSATGPHANAGPPKKRHKGWSPESSANNLPETTVKTPPSSSALSTLSVSSVITNGARSETAAPLSSSQGSLTPISPPGLSVTIPDQLLHTCRLQPVIFKGHGPLPQLTGNVSEVLVSSLLQSCYLSSQTLPRVYQHYGPSPIQPLSTEMQILLTVYYLVQLGPDQVPLIEDLEQIFMRSWRESHLSEIRQYQQPQTPATQARHFGIETPSTLPGLPQHLSLPPQSQQPLTPSQLPWLAQLAASSCGEGVVVLGEHIRSLAQGIHQTFSRLMDGRLENTNYVVIIVTAPGQETQSCVVVTGKHQCRALAESMYSPSEGLKEINHQLSTGVAQELIHFCSSLGQDGDLDSLLDSANVDSNDPPPLSSSQESAEERSLKTTHSPKDSHTQGSKDLPSPKERASSPKDTCSEYSVEWREVRPIQLAVARKLLSHVCAIADSSTQNLDLGSFDRVSFLILVPPSEVTFQQTVLHLWSSGVLGGLDQECVSQREAERYVVKMDQSAQARIDNLIQEAHCNSYTLYILVHDHAHWDINSASCTSSDSSLGLVDQLLNSRQVRDAPNILILHVTSFPFALQTQYTRISPYNEIHWPSAFSNDVDLYHERTRYFGVSELLESTRSGSSLPLMRYDSSFESMASALEERFPKLHSAVIRTTIVIQHYCVALMAASGKIDSSHNLHKHTSVETLEIVQSLLTAAQQCPAHHGHMVLLRIPSLALAAWAHRRLSRVRRQLGLEESFEIILGNPNQALNIGRSFTDQIKTWLKIQDADWVPQTYLELEALPCILILSGAEPLGESLPRSLKYCDLRVISCSYLQRTTLEQELGLAAYLVRAESRPPHNPGPGSDLLESDAEKLSSTDNEEEEGQENGDSPLSSSQQLQSCPDSGALDPFPAQSTTSPNVHKGTMDTIQSPLQSQTQLQPQPLSQSFLYPQPTPHHQTPSYSQAQPISQLQPQTQIQGQNQPLSQTNSQPHTQTLPQHQSLSQMQTPHPQPQPLPPAQSRRQHSKSTSSGSLSPRASSPHMSCSWARGVSRPPSVLLPRALYDIITASDSSGLPRCTSFLPHMSVAWASSFRPLLSKMMTCTEQSLYYRQWTVPCSYHMDSSNRTEGRSDNFHPRRLLLSGPPQVGKTGAYLHFLGILSRMLIRLMEVDIYDEEDINYSAQADGVQYHPANASWPNPDIMKTMPFDYTLHDPKYDDISSVYNPGYKPSAEGNPVRQEDIYLRRRTSRIKLSKYAAYNTYHHCEQCHQYLGFNPRYQMYESTLHAFTFTHLLLGEEIQLYFIIPKSKEHYFSFSQPGGQLESMRLPLTSDWSPDCIKSPIFTPTTGRHEHGLFNLYHAMDGASHLHILVVKEYEMAVYKKYWPNHIMLVLPTVFNGAGIGAAHFLIKELSYHNLELERSRRLEGGGPAGDVWPFIILADDSCVMWNAVDLDAHNGPVEHAVSLKQVLQHMEACPDLAHYGLCGIRKWGSRGLTGNKQREPFSRGHLHDFLLLNVDRSQNVQYDQNRFTCHDVDFTLRLHSAGLLVCRFNSFSVMKKQIAIGGYRTFIIKTKMTDVPTSVGPSQYVCAPDSKHLFLATPAQLLLEKYLQHTSQKLFPLSTKNYTHPVLSVDCYLNLGPEVTVCFVSSRPHSVNISTTGLLFSGLLLCFADSFVTPGFLKKFSFLKGATLCVISADRSSLRQTVGRLELEEEWRFRLSDEFQTANAKEDRPLFFLTGKHI